The Halopelagius inordinatus genomic interval GAATCCGGGTTCGACGTCCGCGGCGACGCCGGACGGGAGCGACGAAAAGAGGAGGTCCACGTCGTCCGGCACCGCCTCGGGTGCCGTCTCCGTGACGGTCATCTCCGCGACGTCCTCCGGAATCGGCGCGTTGACGCGCCACTTGGCCGCCTCCCCGTACGTCTTGCCCGCACTCGCTTCGCTCGCGGTCAGCGCCGCGAGTTCGAACGTCGGGTGGTTCTCCAGTAGTTGAATGAATCGCTGCCCGACCGCTCCGGTTGCGCCGAGGATTCCGACTCGTACTGCCATTGGCGTGAGGTTCCGTACCACGGCCATAAGGCCGTTTGGATTCGAGCCGTATTTCACGAACGTTCAGAACGGTCCCGGCGACGCGCCCGAAGTAGGACGTTCGTCCAGACGCGGGCGGTCGTCGTTTCGACGGGCGTCGAACACCGCTCCGTGCGGAACCGATAGAATGAGGTGACGCGTTCCTGAATACGTGCGTAAATGTTCAGTAAGGTTCTCGTTGCCAACCGAGGAGAGATAGCCGTCCGCGTGATGCGGGCCTGCGAGGAGTTGGGCGTCCGCACCGTCGCCGTCTACAGCGACGCCGACAAACACGGCGGACACGTCCGGTACGCCGACGAGGCCTACAACGTCGGCCCCGCACGTGCCGCGGACTCCTACCTCGACCACGAGGCGGTCATCGACGCGGCGCGGAAGGCCGGTGCGGACGCCATCCACCCGGGGTACGGCTTCCTCGCCGAGAACGCCGAGTTCGCCCGCGAAGTCGAACAGACGGACATCAAGTGGATCGGTCCCTCCGCCGACGCGATGGAACGCCTCGGCGAGAAGACGAAGGCGCGCGCCCTGATGCAGGAGGCCGACGTGCCAGTCGTCCCGGGAACGACCGAACCGGTAGCGTCCGTCGAAGAGGTCAAGGACGTGGCCGAGGAGTTCGGTTACCCCGTCGCCATCAAGGCGGAGGGCGGCGGCGGCGGCCGCGGTCTGAAGGTCGTCCGAAACGAGGAAGAGGCCGAAGAGCAGTTAGAGACCGCAAAACGCGAGGGTGAGGCGTACTTCGACAACGCCTCCGTCTACGTCGAGAAGTACCTCGAATCGCCGCGACACGTCGAGGTGCAGATTCTCGCGGACGAACACGGCAACGTCCGCCACCTCGGCGAACGCGACTGTTCGCTTCAGCGCCGCCACCAGAAGGTCATAGAGGAGGCACCGTCGCCCGCACTCGACGACGACCTGCGCGAACGCATCGGCGAGGCGGCGCGCCGCGGCGTCCGCGAGGCGAAATACTACAACGCCGGGACGGTGGAGTTCCTCGTCGAAGACGGGGAGTTCTACTTCATGGAGGTGAACACCAGAATTCAGGTCGAACACACGGTCACCGAACAGGTGACGGGTCTCGACGTGGTGAAGTGGCAACTGCGCGTCGCCGCGGGCGAGGAACTCGACTTCGAACAGGACGACGTGGAGATAGAGGGCCACTCCATCGAGTTCCGCATCAACGCCGAGAAGGCGGACGAGGAGTTCGCGCCCGTGACGGGCGGTTCGCTCGAAACGTACGACCCGCCGGGCGGCATCGGCGTCCGCGTCGACGACGCTCTCCGGCAGGACGACGAACTCGTGACGGATTACGACTCGATGATAGCGAAACTCATCGTCACCGCCTCGGACCGCGAGGAGTGTCTCGCCCGGTCCGAACGCGCCCTCTCGGAGTACGACATCGAGGGCATCGAGACCATCGTCCCGTTCCACCGCCTCATGCTCACGGACGAGGCGTTCCTCGCGGGCGAACACACGACGAAGTATCTCGACGAGGAGTTAGACAGAGAACGAATCGCCCAAGCCGTCGAGAAGTGGGGTCCCGAAGAGCGAAGCGACGGCGAAGACGACGAAGAGGTGACCGAACGCGAGTTCACCGTCGAGGTCAACGGCAAGCGCTTCGAGGTGAGCCTCGAAGAACGCGGCGCGCCGGCCATCCCGACGCCGAGTGCCGCAAACGGCGGGTCGGCCACGCGTTCGCGCCCCGACGAGGCAACGAGCGACGACGGCGGCGAAGTCGAAATCGAGGGCGACGGCGAGCAGATTACCGCGGAGATGCAAGGGACCATCCTCTCCGTGGACGTCGAGAGCGGAGACGAAGTCGCCGCGGGCGACGTCGTCTGCGTGTTGGAGGCGATGAAGATGGAAAACGACGTCGTGGCCGAACGCGGCGGCACCGTCTCGCAGGTTCTCGTCTCGGAGGGCGAGAGCGTCGATATGGGCGACCCGCTCGTCGTCCTCGAATAGGGCTCCGACCGCGCTCTCAGTCTAACTCTTTCACCACTTTCGCGGGGTTGCCCCGCACGACGACGTTGTCGGGTACGTCTTCTGTTACCACCGCACCGGAGGCCACCACCGCGTCGTCGCCGACGGTCACGCCCGGATTCACCACCGCCCGCCCGCCGAACCACACTCTGTCGCCGACGGTGACCGGTTTCCCGTACTCCCGCCCGGCGGTTCGTTCCTCGGCGTCGAGCGGATGCGTCGCGGTGTAGACGTGGACGCCCGGCGCGAGCATGCAGTCGTCGCCGAACTCGACGGGACAGACGTCGAGGAAGACGCAGTCGAAGTTCGCGTAGAAGTCGTCGCCGACGGAGATATTGTCGCCGTAGTCGCACTTCAGCGTCGGTTCGACGGTGGGGTTCTCGCCCACCGCCCCGAACAGGTCTCTGAGTATCCGTTCGCGTTCGGCCCCGTCGTCGATTCCCGTCGCGTTGTAGCGTTCGGTCAGGCGGCGGGCCGCGCGCCGTTCCGCCACGAGCGTCTCGTCCGTCGGGTCGTACATCTCGCCCGCGAGCATCTTCTCTTTTTCCGAAGGCATCGTCTCTCCGCAGACGACCGACGGGCAGATAGCTCTTCGGAGGGGGCTCTCGCCACCGAGAGCGGAGGCAGTCGGGCCGGAGTCGCGTCCGAATCCGCGACGGCGCGCGGAACTCTCGGCTCGGAACCCCGAGATTCATCTCGGCGCGCCGGCTCTCTCCTCGTATGAACGACACGCGACGCGCTCTCCTCTCTGCGCTGTCGGACGGACCGGTCGCCGGGCCGGAACTCGCGGAGCGACTCGGCGTCTCCCGTGCGGCGGTGTGGAAACAGGTCGAATCACTCCGCGAGGACGGGTTCGGCGTCGAGAGCGGAGACGACGGCTACCGCGTGACCGACGTCCCGGAGTACGGCGAGTCGGCCGTCGCGTTCGGCCTCGACGCGCCGTTCGAGGTGGAGTACCACGACTCGCTCGGAAGCACCAACGACCGGGGGCGGGAACTCGCCGTCGCCGGCGCGTCGAACGTCGCCGTCGTCGCGAACGAACAGACCGGCGGCCGGGGCCGCCTCGAACGCGAGTGGACCGCACCTTCGGGCGGCGTCTGGGTGAGCCTCCTCGTTCGTCCGGACCAACCGCCCGCGCACGTCCCGGCGTTCACGCTGGCGGCGGCGGTGGCGACGACGCGCGCGGCACGCGAGGCGGGGGTTGACGCGCACATCAAGTGGCCGAACGACGTGCTCGTCGGAGACGTAGACGACGAGGACGCGGGGGAAACGGCGGGTCGCGGCGGGCGGAAACTCGCCGGGGTCCTCACCGAGATGGAGGGGGAGGCGGACCGAGTCTCCTGGGTCGTCGTCGGCATCGGCGTCAACGCGAACGTCGACGCCGCGGACCTCCCGCCGGGCGCGACGAGCATCCGTGCGGAGGCCGGCGACGTCTCTCGGCGCGCGTTCGTCCAGCGTCTGATCGAGGAGTTTCACGCGCTTTCCGAGGACACGGAGGCCGTCCTCCCGGCGTGGCGCGAGTACAGTTCGACGCTCGGACGGCGAGTGCGCGTCGAGACGCCCGGCGGAACGGTGGAGGGTGAGGCGATAGACGTGCGGTTCCCCGGCGCGTTGGTCGTCCGGACCGACGACGGCGAGACGGTCGTCCACGCGGGCGACTGCGAGCATCTCCGCTCGACGTAGCGCGGCCCGACGTCGCTCTCGACTCCGTCAGTCGGCTTCGACGCCGGACCCCGATTCGCGTTCGCCCTCGACGCCCTCCTCCTCCGCGCGACTCGCCGCCCGCCCCGTCTCCTCGCCGTCGCCGACGTCCGCGCCGACTCTGACGGTGAGGACGGGGACGTTCGAGGCGCGGATGACCTTCTCCGCGACGCTTCCGAGCAGTAGCCTGTCGAGTCCGCCGCGGCCGTGCGTCCCCATCACGACGAGGTCACAGCCCTCCCGTTCGGCGTACTCGACTATCTCGCGACTCGGAGAGCCGTCTATGATTTTCGTCTCGGCGGGGATGTCCGCGTCGGTGGCGATACGTCTCACCTCCGCGACTGCCTCCTCCGCGTCGGCGCGGAGCATCTCGTCTAACCCCTCCCACGACGACTCCATCGGAAGCCCGGCGAAACTTCCGCTGTTTACGACGTAGAGCGCGTGGACGGTCGCCCCGTGAACGTCCGCGAGACGAACCGCGTGTTCGACGACCCGTTCTGACCCCTCCGAACCGTCCGTCGGAACGAGTATCCGGTCGTACATCACCATTGTTAACTCGTACCAAACTCGGTCGGTCACGGTCTTAACTGTTCGTGCCGACGGGTTCGAAACGAAGTACCCGCGACCGACTACAGAAGCACGTCTTTCACGTCGTCGACGCCCGCACGGCGGACGACGGCGCGGACGACGTCCCGCGCCCCCGCGAGGTTGTCGGAGTCGCCGTCCAACACGAGGAGTTTCGCCTCCCGGCCGGGTTCGACGCATCCGTAGTCGAGTCCGGCGACGTCCGCGCCGTTTACCGTCGCCATCTGCAGGACTTCCCGCGCCGACACGTCGCCGAGTTTCGCGGCGAACTCCATCTCGCGGAACATCGACGGCGAGTTCAACATGACGTTGTCCGTCCCGAGGGCGACGGTGGTTCGGTCCGCCAACTCCCGCATCGGCGGGACGCCCACGCCGGTGACGAGGTTCGACCGCGGGCAGACGACGACGGGCACCCCGCCGTCCTCGATGCGGTCGAGGTGGACGGGTTCCGGGTGGACCACGTGGACGAGGAAGTCCGGCGCCAAATCCAGTGCGGGGTCGATGTCGTGTGAGTCGCGTTCCCCCGCGTGGATGCCGAACAGTTTGCCCTCCTCGCGCGTCGCGTTCCGCGCCCGGTCGAAGTCGCCGTCTCGCGCGCCCGACGCGCCGAACCCGTCGGCGTCCCGCATCGCGTCGACGGTTTCGCGGCCCAACACGACCGGGTCGATGTCGAGTCCGGCCGTCGCCTCGCGGATGAGTTCGACGCCCTCGACGCCGCCCTCGCGGAACTCGACGCACGTCGCCGTCCCCGACGACTCCATGAACCGAAGCGACCGGCGCATCGCCTCGATTTTCTCCTCGCGACTCGCCTCTCGCAGGAGACGGTGTTTCAGGCCGTCCGGCGGCGCGACCAGTTCGTCCAAGGAGAGTCCCGCACCGGCCTCCTTGGCTATCGAGTCGCCGATGTGCGTGTGCGCGTTGACGAACGCGGGAAGGACGATGTCGTCCGAGTCGACGTCCGCCTCTTCGACGGCGGTTATTCGGCCGTCTTCGACGACGACGCGGCCCTCCACCGGTTCGAGCGCCCGTCCGCGGAGAACGGTCCCCTCGACTATCATGGCCGAGTGTCCCGCGGGAAGCGGCTTGAATCTCTCGAACCGTCCCGCCCGTCGTCGTCTCGTTTCGCCGCGGTCACTCCGAGAACTCGTCGAGTGTCGCGGTGACGCCGTGTCGAACGTCGGAGACGAGTGCGCCGTCCGCGTCGAGTTCGAGCACGGACGCCGCCGCCCGTCCGACGGCGTCCGTCTCCTCGCCGGGGGCGTAGACGCCGAGTCGCCACTGCTGTCGTTGGGCGGTCCGCAACGCGGAGACGAGAGGCGACTGCTTGCCGAGGCGTCGCATCTCCCCGCCCACCATCACCCGCGTCGTCGACTCGGTCATCGACGGGCGGCCGGGAACGTCCACGATGACGGACCCCCGTTCGACGCCCGCCCGGTCCGCGATTCGGCGTTCGAGTTCGTCTACCTCCTCGTGGTCCGCGTCCACGACGTGGTCCGGGACGTCCCCCATCTCGGCCCACACCGCGCGCTTGAACAGGTCGCGGCAGTCGAGTCTGCGGGCGAACGCCTCCGTCTCGGGCGTCGTGCGGAGCGACGCGATGAGGTCCGTGTCGTCCATCCGCCGGAGTTCCGCCGCCGTCAGGTCGGGTTGGTCGAGCAGTCGTTCCGCCGCGCGGCGCAGCATCGCCTTCGAGATGCGGGCGACGTGGTGTTGGTAGACGGTCGGATTCATCAGGGCGCGCGCCAGCAAGAGGCTCTCCGCCGTCTGGACGTTTCCCTCGTCTAAGACGAGTTCGTCGTCGACGAAGGTGAGTTCCCGAATCAGTCGTTCGTGGTCGATAGTGCCGTACGGGACGCCCGTGTGGTGGGCGTCGCGGACGAGGTAGTCCATCCGGTCGACGTCGAGTTCGCCCGAGACGAGTTGGCCGTACTTCCCGCCGCCCGCGACGAGTTCCGCGACGCGCGAGGGATCGAGGCCGTTGGCGCGGAGTACCTCCCCCACCTCGCCCGCGGCGAGGAGTTCCTCGACGTCGTCGTGGTACTTGCCGGTGTGGCGGTGCGTGACCGACTCGACGTTGTGACTGTACGGGCCGTGTCCCACGTCGTGAAGGAGGGCCGCCGCGCGGATTCGTTCGCCTCTGATACCGTCGATGCCGAGGTGGTCGAGGGCGCGAGAGGCGAGGTGGTAGACGCCCAACGAGTGCTCGAAGCGCGTGTGGTTCGCGGAGGGGTACACCAACTGCACCGTCCCCAACTGCCTGATGTGGCGGAGTCGCTGGACCTCCTCGGTGTCCAACAGGTCCTCCGCGACGCCCACGACTTCGATGTGGTCGTGGACGCTGTCCTTGATGGTCGTCATACCGGAGGTTCGACCGCCATCGGATAAAAGGCTCAGGGCGACCGGAGACATATCGGCACCGTCCGAGGCCGGACACGCCCGCGCCCAACGTCCGGACGAATGTCAAGACGAGAGGGGTATAACGGCCCGTTTCTCCGGTCGGTCGTCGGAGGAGAGACGAGGCAACTTTCAAACCGCCGGTCGCCGTACCGCGGAGCATGACTACCTTTCTCGCCGGGGGGACGGGGACGCCGAAGTTGCTCGACGGCGCACCCGGCGTCTTCGACCCCTCCGAGACGACAGTCGTCGCCAACACGGGCGACGACGTGGAACTCGGCGGGCACCTCGTCTGTCCGGACGTGGACACGGTGTTGTTCCACGGCGGCGGCGTCCTCGACACCGACCGGTGGTGGGGTATCGACGGCGACACGACTGAAACCGACGGCGAACTGCACCGACTCGCCGCGGCCGCGGGGGTAGAGAGCGGCCCGCGATATCTCTCCGACGAGGCCCAGACCGCCGGTCGGACCATCGCGCGGTGGCGACGGTTCTCCGGCGTCGCGGAGTTCATGGAGATAGGCGACAGGGACCGGGCCGTCCACATCACCCGAACCTCTCTGCTCGACGAGGGCCGCACACTCACCGAGGTGACGCGGACGCTGGCCGAGGCGTTCGGTCTCGAAATCGACCTCCTCCCCATGAGCGACGACCCCGTGGCGACCATCGTCCACACCGACGAGGGCGAGATGCACTTTCAGGAGTACTGGGTCCACCGCCGCGCAGACCCGGCGGTGGAAGGCGTCGAGTTCCGCGGCGCGGACGAGGCGACGGAGACGGAGGCGGTACTCGACGCGCTTTCGGACCCCGTCGTCGTCGGCCCGTCGAACCCCGTCACCAGCATCGGACCGATGCTCTCGCTTCCGGACTTCGAGGCGAAACTCCGCGAGACGCCCGTCGTCGCCGTCTCGCCGTTCGTCGAAGACGAGGTGTTCTCCGGCCCGGCGGCGGAGTTGATGCGCGGCGTCGGGTACGAGGCGTCCACGGCGGGCGTCGCGGAGGCGTACCCCTTCGCGGACGCGTTCGTCGTAGACGACGAGGACGGCACCGAACTCGACCGACCGGTCGTTCGGACGGACACGCGAATCGACGGGGCCGAGGACGCCGCGCGCGTCTGCCGGGCCGTCCGCGAGGCGTTGGAGGTGGTGACGTAGTGTTCGAACCGCGCGTCGCCCTCGCGAGTCTGAGCGGCGAGTCCGACGCCGAGTGGGCGCGCGCCGGTGCCGACGACGCGGGCGCGGCGTTCCTCGGCGGCATCGCCCTCGACGGGGACTCCCGCGCCGCCGCCCGGGAACTGGTCGAACGCGACAGAGCGGAGTTTCTCCCCGAAGACCCCCTCGCGTTCGTCGCCGCCGAACTCGACTCACTCGCGGACGCGCCCGTCCGACCGGCGGTGAACGTCCGAAGCACGACGCTCGCCCCCGTCAGAGAGGCGGCGCGACTCTGCGCCGACCGAGACGCGATTCTCGAAGTCAACGCCCACTGCAGGCAGGCGGAACTCTGCGCCGTCGGATGCGGCGAGAGTCTCTTGAGAGACACCGAGAGACTCGGCGAGTACGTCGCCGCCGCCGCCGAGGAGGGAGCCGACGTGAGCGTGAAAGTCCGCACGGAAGTCGAGGGCGTCGATCTCGTCGAGACGGCGCGCGCAGTCGAGTCGGCGGGTGCCGAGGCCGTCCACGTCGACGCGATGGACTCCGAACCGGTCGTTCGAGACGTGGTGGAGGCCGTCCCCGACCTATTCGTGATAGCGAACAACGAGGTGCGGGACCGAGAGAGCGTCCGGGAGTATCTCGACTACGGCGCGGACGCGGTGAGCGTCGGCCGACCGAGCGCCGACCCGCGCGTCCTGCGACGCGTCCGCGACGCCGTCGAAGAGTGGTTCGCGGAGTCCGCCGGGTCCGAGGAGTCGAACGCGGACGAGGTGTCGAGATGACCGCCCCGGGCGACCGAACGCCCGCCGAGAACGCCCAACTGGCGCTTCTCCTCGACGTTGCCGGGACGCCGAAGCCCGGCAACGTGGACCGCGAACGCGATTTAGGCGACCTCAGGTTCGAGCACTTCCTCGCGGGTGCGGTGGGGTCCGGCGAGGGCCTCCGCCGGGCGGCGTCGGGCGCGCCGGTCGGTGTCGCCTTCGAACGCGCGGTGGCCGGGATGAGTCGGCAACGCGGCGGGAACACCCAGTTCGGCTGTCTCCTCCTCCTCGTTCCCCTCGTCCGCGCCGCGGCCGACGGGTCGCTCTCGCCGTCGGGCGCGACGGCGGTGGCGGAGGCGACGACAGTCGCGGACGCGGTGGACTTCTACCGCGCGTTCGAACACGTCGACGTGGCCGTCGAGGACCCCCCGGAGGACGCGACCGACCTCGACGTCCGCCGCGGCGGCGACGCGGCGCCGACGCTCAGGTCCCGGGGACTCACGCTGTTCGACGTGATGGACCTCTCGGAGGAAGACGGCAACGCCCGCGAGTGGACGGGCGGGTTCGCGCGAACGTTCGACGCCGCCGCGTCGATGCTCGACGACGACGGCCCCGCGCCCGACAGGGTGGCGCGGGCGTTCGTGGAGTTGCTGGCCGACGAGGAAGACACGCTCGTGCGGACGAACCACGGCCCCGAAGTGGCCGCGGAGGCGCGCCGCCGGGCGGCCGAGGCGCAGGGGGACCAAGAGGCGGTGGCCGAACTCGCCGCGGAGTTCGTCGCCGAGGGAATCAACCCCGGAACGACCGCAGACATCGCCTGCGCGGCGACGTTCGTCGCCCTCGAACGGGGGATGCCGGTGTGAGAGGCGACCGAAACGGGTCGGAGGACGACGAGAGGACTCCAGAGGGGTGGCCGGTCGAACTCCGAGGGGTCACGGAGTCCGTGGTGACGACGCTCGGACCGAACGACCTGTGGAACGCCGCGGCCCTCGGACTGCACGCGCCCGACGGCGGCGAGAACGATGGAGACGCCGAGGACGCGGTCACTGCGACGACGTGGGGGAACACTCGGACGCGCCGGAACTTCCACCGGCGGGGCGGCGGCGTCGTGCAGTTCGTCTCGGACCCGCGGACGTTCGTAGACGCCGCGATGACGATAACGGAGGCGGAGTCGCCCGTCGTGGACGGCGCTCACGCGTGGGTCGAAGTCGAGACAGAGCGCATCGACGAGGGCGAATCCGGCGGGACGCGGTGGGAAGAGTGGGAACTCCGTCCCGTCGAGTCCGAAATCCGCTCGGAGACGGTGCCGACGATAAACCGCGGGTTCGCCGCCGTCGTGGAGGCGACGGTGGCCGCGTCGCGCCTCGACGTGCCCGCGTACGACACCGAAGAACTCCTCTCTCGACTTCGGTATCTCGCGGAGGTGGTCGAAACGTGCGGCGGCGCGCCGGAACGAGAGGCGTTCGCTACCGTCGACGAGGTGTCGGGGTGGCGCGGCCGTCTCGACGGCGTCGGAGACGGCGACCCGTGCGACGAGAACCCGTGACAATCGACGGCGACGGCGGGGGCGGAACGAATCGTTTTAGTGCGCGCTGACGGAATCGTCGGACATGGCAATCAAGCCCAAGTACGTAAAGCAGCTCGGCAACGTGCTGTTGGAGGAGTATCCGCAGGCGTTCAACACCGACTTCGAGACGAACAAAGACAGCGTCGACAAACTGACAAACGTGGACTCGAAGGGCGTCCGCAACCGAATCGCGGGCTACATCACGCGGAAGAAGGGCGCTCCGCAGCAAGCGGCGTAACTCTCTGAATCCTCTCTCTACGTACGCCTCCGCCGCCAGCCGCCGCTCTCTGCGGGCCTCGTCGCGCGCCGGTCTTTTGTCGCTTCGGCGCTCTAGCTTCGCCGTGAATATCATCGCGCATCGGGGATACGCCGCGCTCTATCCCGAGAACACCGTCGCCGCCGTCCGCGCGGCGTCCGCGGGTACCGCGGGCGACGGGCGGGTTCCGCCCGCCGACCTGATAGAAATCGACGTTCGGCGCTGCGCGACGGGCGAAATCGTCGTCTACCACGACGAGGGACTGGAGAAACTCACCGGCTACGAGGGGCTCGTCGCCGAGACGCCGCTCTCGACGCTCCGGACCCTGACGATACTGGACTCCGAGGAGTCGATTCCGCTCCTCGAAGAGGTGTTGGACGCCGCGGACCCCGAGACGCCGCTCGTCGTCGAACTCAAACACGCGGGGATGGCGCGGGAGGTGGCCGCCGCCTGCGAGGCGGCCGAAAACGACGCGGTTCTCTCTTCGTTCTTCGAGGGCGTGCTTCGGGAGTGCGCGTCGGTCTCTGCGCTCCCGCGCGCGCTCGTCTTCGATAGCGACTGGGACGCGTCGCTCTCGACGGCGAGAGAGTTGGGATGCAACTACGTCAACGCCGAGTACCACCTCCTTCTCGGTCACGAAGAGCGAATCAGCGCCGCGCAGGACGCCGGGTTCGAGGTGAACGCGTGGCACGTCACCGACGCCGACGCGGCGTCGCGACTCCGACGGCACGGAATCGACGGCATCGTGGTGGACGACCCGACCGGACTCGACCTGTAGGTCAGAACCGGTCGGCGCGGGCGGCGGCGGCCCACGCGTTCGTCGGCGCGCCGTCTGGGACGCGCGCGGACCGGCCCGAGACGCCTTCGAGTCGCCCGGCGAACGCCCACCGCTTGCCGTCCCACGTCTCCGCGTCGTCGCCTGCGGCCGCCGCCGCGGCGAGTTCGCCGTCGCGGATGTGAGCGGCCACCGCCGCGGCGATGGCCGCCGCCTCCGCGTCGTCGGCATCGTCGGGGACGGAGAGTCCCGCCGCGACGTCCGAGACGGTCACCTCGCCGTCCGCGCCGGCGTCGGCGTCGCCGTCCGCGCTCCGACCGCTCATATCGGGATGTTGCCGTGTTTCTTGTCCGGCAGGTCGGAGCGTTTCGTCTTCAGCATCTCCAGGTCAGAGACCAACCGAGAACGGGTCTCGGTCGGCGCGATGACGTCGTCGAGGTAGCCGCGGTCCGCCGCGGTGAACGGGTTCGCGAACTCCTCGCGGTACTCCGCTATGAGTTCATCGCGGCGGGCGTCGGGGTCGTCTGCCGCCTCCAGTTGGTCGCTGTAGAGGATGTTGACCGCGCCCTGCGGCCCCATGACGGCGATTTCGGCCGTCGGCCACGCGTAGTTCACGTCCGCGCCGAGATGCTTCGACGCCATCACGTCGTACGCGCCGCCGTAGGCCTTCCGCGTGATGACCGTCAGAAGCGGCACCGTCGCCTCGGAGTAGGCGTACAGCAGTTTCGCGCCGTGACGGATGATGCCCCCGTGTTCTTGGTCCGTCCCCGGGAGAAAGCCCGGCACGTCCACGAACGTCACGATGGGGACGTTGAACGCGTCGCAAAAGCGGACGAACCGCGAACTCTTCTCGGAGGCTTCGATGTCCAGCGTTCCGGCGTTGACGCGCGGTTGGTTCGCGACGACGCCGACTGAGTGACCGTCGAGGCGAGCGAACCCCACGAGCATGTTCTTCGCGAAGTCCTCTTGGACCTCGAAGAACGACCCCTCGTCTAGGACGCCGCCGACGACGTCGCGCATGTCGTAGGGCTTTCGCGGTTGGTCGGGGACGACGCTTTTGAGCGACTCGTCCGCGCGGTCCGGGTCGTCCCACGGTTCGACGCGCGGGGGGTCCTCGACGTTGTTCGGCGGGAGATACGAGAGGAGGCGTCGAATGTCGTCTAACGCCTCCTCCTCGGAGTCGCAGGCGAAGTGCGCCACCCCGGAGGTAGACGAATGCGTCGTCGCGCCGCCGAGTTCCTCGAACGTCACCTCCTCGCCCGTTACGGTCTTTATCACGTCCGGTCCGGTGATGAACATGTGGCTGGTGTCTTTCACCATGAACGTGAAGTCGGTGAGGGCGGGCGAGTAGACGGCCCCACCGGCGCACGGCCCCATGATGGCCGAAATCTGCGGGACGACGCCCGACGCTTCGGTGTTGCGGCGGAATATCTCGCCGAATCCGCTGAGCGATTGGACGCCCTCTTGGATGCGCGCGCCCGCGGAGTCGTTCAGCCCGATGACGGGCGCGCCGACTTCGACGGCTTTGTCCATCACCTTACATATCTTCTCGGCCATCACCTCGCCGAGAGACCCGCCGAAGACGGTGAAGTCGTGCGCGAAGACGAACGTCTTGCGGCCGTCGACTTCGCCGTACCCCG includes:
- a CDS encoding tRNA-dihydrouridine synthase, with the translated sequence MFEPRVALASLSGESDAEWARAGADDAGAAFLGGIALDGDSRAAARELVERDRAEFLPEDPLAFVAAELDSLADAPVRPAVNVRSTTLAPVREAARLCADRDAILEVNAHCRQAELCAVGCGESLLRDTERLGEYVAAAAEEGADVSVKVRTEVEGVDLVETARAVESAGAEAVHVDAMDSEPVVRDVVEAVPDLFVIANNEVRDRESVREYLDYGADAVSVGRPSADPRVLRRVRDAVEEWFAESAGSEESNADEVSR
- a CDS encoding triphosphoribosyl-dephospho-CoA synthase, whose amino-acid sequence is MTAPGDRTPAENAQLALLLDVAGTPKPGNVDRERDLGDLRFEHFLAGAVGSGEGLRRAASGAPVGVAFERAVAGMSRQRGGNTQFGCLLLLVPLVRAAADGSLSPSGATAVAEATTVADAVDFYRAFEHVDVAVEDPPEDATDLDVRRGGDAAPTLRSRGLTLFDVMDLSEEDGNAREWTGGFARTFDAAASMLDDDGPAPDRVARAFVELLADEEDTLVRTNHGPEVAAEARRRAAEAQGDQEAVAELAAEFVAEGINPGTTADIACAATFVALERGMPV
- a CDS encoding DUF447 domain-containing protein, which translates into the protein MRGDRNGSEDDERTPEGWPVELRGVTESVVTTLGPNDLWNAAALGLHAPDGGENDGDAEDAVTATTWGNTRTRRNFHRRGGGVVQFVSDPRTFVDAAMTITEAESPVVDGAHAWVEVETERIDEGESGGTRWEEWELRPVESEIRSETVPTINRGFAAVVEATVAASRLDVPAYDTEELLSRLRYLAEVVETCGGAPEREAFATVDEVSGWRGRLDGVGDGDPCDENP
- a CDS encoding 30S ribosomal protein S17e produces the protein MAIKPKYVKQLGNVLLEEYPQAFNTDFETNKDSVDKLTNVDSKGVRNRIAGYITRKKGAPQQAA
- a CDS encoding glycerophosphodiester phosphodiesterase, whose protein sequence is MNIIAHRGYAALYPENTVAAVRAASAGTAGDGRVPPADLIEIDVRRCATGEIVVYHDEGLEKLTGYEGLVAETPLSTLRTLTILDSEESIPLLEEVLDAADPETPLVVELKHAGMAREVAAACEAAENDAVLSSFFEGVLRECASVSALPRALVFDSDWDASLSTARELGCNYVNAEYHLLLGHEERISAAQDAGFEVNAWHVTDADAASRLRRHGIDGIVVDDPTGLDL
- a CDS encoding acyl-CoA carboxylase subunit beta; translated protein: MEDRIDELEAKRERARKGGGDARIESQHDKGKMTARERIDYFLDDGTFEEFDQFRTHRNHKFGMEEKQLPGDGVVTGYGEVDGRKTFVFAHDFTVFGGSLGEVMAEKICKVMDKAVEVGAPVIGLNDSAGARIQEGVQSLSGFGEIFRRNTEASGVVPQISAIMGPCAGGAVYSPALTDFTFMVKDTSHMFITGPDVIKTVTGEEVTFEELGGATTHSSTSGVAHFACDSEEEALDDIRRLLSYLPPNNVEDPPRVEPWDDPDRADESLKSVVPDQPRKPYDMRDVVGGVLDEGSFFEVQEDFAKNMLVGFARLDGHSVGVVANQPRVNAGTLDIEASEKSSRFVRFCDAFNVPIVTFVDVPGFLPGTDQEHGGIIRHGAKLLYAYSEATVPLLTVITRKAYGGAYDVMASKHLGADVNYAWPTAEIAVMGPQGAVNILYSDQLEAADDPDARRDELIAEYREEFANPFTAADRGYLDDVIAPTETRSRLVSDLEMLKTKRSDLPDKKHGNIPI